One region of Astyanax mexicanus isolate ESR-SI-001 chromosome 15, AstMex3_surface, whole genome shotgun sequence genomic DNA includes:
- the fscn2b gene encoding fascin-2b — MPTNGNKALKLQFGLINFESRYLTAEAFGFKVNASAPSLKKKQIWTLEQDEKDGQVVYLRSHLGRYLASDKDGKVSCEAESQESDCRFLIVAQSDGRWALQSEPHLRFFGGSKDYLSCFAQTIGEAELWAMHLALHPQANLLSVARKRYAHLSAPEGEIAVDSNIPWGVDALLTLVYVDGKYCLKTCDSRFLSSDGKLSFENGRGTGYTLELKSGKLAFKDCEGKYLSPMGPTGTLRSGRCSKPGKDELFDLEESHPQVVFQAANNRFVSIRQGVSVSANQEDETDMETFQMEIDKDSKKCKFRTNEGNYWTLVAHGGIQSTAREAGANTMFDIVWLGRRVALRANNGKYVCTKKNGQLAAVSDSVGEDEQMILKLINRPILILRGENGYVCHHKNSNTLDANRSVYDIFTLGFSDGAYHIKGAGGRFWYVSSSGMVCSDGDTPEDFCFEFLEHGRIAIRGKNGKYLRGDQGGTLKSDGENADGSSLWEY; from the exons ATGCCCACAAATGGCAATAAAGCCCTCAAGCTCCAATTTGGGCTGATTAACTTTGAGAGCCGTTACTTAACTGCAGAGGCATTCGGGTTCAAAGTGAACGCTTCAGCACCAAGTCTCAAGAAAAAGCAGATCTGGACACTTGAGCAAGATGAGAAAGATGGGCAGGTCGTGTACCTGCGGAGCCACTTGGGCCGCTACCTGGCATCTGATAAAGATGGCAAGGTGAGTTGCGAGGCTGAGTCACAAGAGAGCGACTGCAGGTTCCTAATTGTCGCACAGTCAGACGGTCGCTGGGCCCTGCAGTCCGAGCCACATCTGCGTTTTTTTGGAGGGTCAAAAGACTATCTGTCCTGCTTTGCTCAGACCATTGGTGAAGCAGAGCTGTGGGCCATGCACCTGGCCCTGCACCCACAAGCAAACTTGCTAAGCGTAGCTCGCAAGCGCTATGCCCACCTGTCTGCACCTGAGGGTGAGATAGCTGTGGACAGCAACATCCCGTGGGGCGTCGATGCTCTCCTAACCCTGGTTTACGTAGATGGCAAATACTGCCTAAAGACCTGTGACAGCCGGTTTCTAAGCAGTGATGGGAAGCTGTCTTTTGAAAATGGTCGCGGAACAGGATATACCCTGGAACTGAAATCTGGTAAATTAGCTTTCAAGGACTGTGAAGGAAAGTACTTGAGCCCCATGGGGCCAACAGGCACCTTACGTTCAGGACGCTGCTCCAAACCAGGCAAGGATGAGTTGTTTGATCTGGAAGAAAGCCATCCACAGGTGGTGTTTCAGGCCGCCAATAACAGATTTGTCTCAATCCGACAAG GCGTGAGTGTCTCAGCGAATCAGGAGGATGAAACAGACATGGAGACATTTCAAATGGAGATCGATAAAGACAGCAAAAAATGTAAGTTCAGGACAAATGAAGGCAACTACTGGACGCTTGTAGCTCACGGAGGCATTCAGTCGACAGCCAGAGAAGC AGGCGCCAACACCATGTTTGACATCGTGTGGCTCGGACGGAGGGTGGCGCTACGAGCTAACAATGGGAAATATGTGTGCACTAAGAAGAATGGACAGCTCGCTGCAGTCAGCGACTCAGTAG GGGAGGATGAGCAAATGATTCTAAAGCTGATCAACAGGCCCATCCTAATCCTACGAGGGGAGAACGGATACGTGTGCCACCACAAGAATTCAAACACACTGGACGCCAATCGCTCAGTTTATGACATCTTCACATTAGGCTTCAGTGACGGAGCATATCATAttaaag GTGCAGGAGGAAGGTTCTGGTATGTTTCCAGCAGTGGCATGGTGTGCTCTGATGGCGACACACCTGAAGATTTCTGCTTTGAGTTCTTAGAACATGGGCGAATTGCAATAAGGGGCAAGAATGGCAAGTATCTGCGCGGAGACCAAGGGGGCACACTGAAAAGTGATGGAGAGAATGCTGATGGCTCATCTCTCTGGGAATATTGA